In a single window of the Dromaius novaehollandiae isolate bDroNov1 unplaced genomic scaffold, bDroNov1.hap1 HAP1_SCAFFOLD_70, whole genome shotgun sequence genome:
- the LOC135326063 gene encoding uncharacterized protein LOC135326063 has translation MASQAVGIHPVPLPAPLSSAPSFSFFPRGSVQCPIPLFSYSFLCPAPPSLLYSFHLCDNICVHLTGSLSLYPALHRPLPLPIPVPARCPSVRLPIRLPLSSAFLPVLLFAFPALCPPLQRSLSISIPLLSSSSIYLPPYPSFPLFCPISLSELPSLFFSLHLSGQLFVVLVLFPSLLLAPCPSLPVPVPLSGSPPFSVAPLPFLWPSRLPHFSLFCSPVLCAALPPSVWPSVPLFLFLCPVPRPWGRLSVPLFLSPSIHLPSSLPLFSFVLPPVPASRWRSVVPLRFVWCGGWREVVGARQRW, from the coding sequence ATGGCGAGCCAGGCTGtcgggatccatccggttccgctccctgcccctctgtccagcgctccatccttctctttctttccccgtggctctgtccagtgccccatccctttgtttagctactcgttcctctgcccagctcccccatccctcttgtactctttccatctctgtgacaatatctgcgtccatctaactggctctctatcgctctatccagctcttcatcgtcctcttcctcttcctatcccagtacctgcccgctgtccttccgtgcggctccccatccgtctgccgctctcgtctgcctttctgcctgtacttctctttgccttcccagccctctgtccacccctccagcgatctctctctatttccatccctctgctcagctcctcatccatctatttgcctccctatccctcttttcccctgttttgtcccatctctctgtctgaattgccctccctctttttctctctccacctttctggccagctcttcgtcgttctcgtcctcttcccatcgctcctactggctccctgtccctctcttcctgtCCCCGTTCCTCTCtctggttctccccccttctctgttgCTCCCTTGCCGTTCCTCTGGCCGTCTcgccttccccatttttctctcttctgctccccggtcctctgtgcagccctccctccatctgtgtggccctctgtccctctctttctcttcctttgtccagtgcccagaccctggggccggctctctgtccctctctttctttctccctccatccatctgccaagctctctgcccctcttttcttttgttctcccccctgtccccgcgtccaggtggaggtctgtcgttcctttgcgttttgtctggtgcggcgggtggCGAGAGGTGGTCGGCGCTCGGCAGAGATGGtga